The proteins below come from a single Natrinema sp. SYSU A 869 genomic window:
- a CDS encoding DUF502 domain-containing protein, giving the protein MADSASRVQRWLINGVAITIPLVATLLVVLVVLDFILGVLSPVISGVAYIWPNEPPVPVIQFATILSVVGFFLLVGIVAEHTPGKHVSKRVHATMETIPGVSTVYESIRRASKLLIDDETEQFQDVKLVEFPHEGAYMLGFLTAETPAVVEASADEDDMVTIMVPLAPNPATNGYVMHLPTEKVHEVDLTVEDAFRSIATLGVAADSLGDGESGDE; this is encoded by the coding sequence ATGGCTGATTCCGCCTCGAGAGTCCAGCGATGGCTCATCAATGGAGTCGCGATCACGATCCCGCTGGTCGCGACGCTGCTCGTCGTGCTCGTCGTCCTCGATTTTATTCTGGGCGTGCTCTCGCCGGTAATCTCCGGCGTGGCGTACATCTGGCCCAACGAACCGCCGGTACCGGTAATTCAGTTTGCCACCATCCTCTCGGTGGTCGGCTTCTTCCTGCTGGTCGGGATCGTCGCGGAGCACACGCCCGGAAAGCACGTTTCTAAACGAGTCCATGCGACGATGGAGACGATTCCCGGCGTCAGTACCGTCTATGAGAGCATCCGACGGGCCAGCAAACTCCTGATCGACGACGAGACGGAGCAGTTCCAAGATGTGAAACTCGTTGAATTTCCTCATGAGGGTGCCTACATGCTCGGTTTTCTCACCGCAGAGACGCCGGCAGTGGTCGAGGCGAGTGCAGACGAAGACGACATGGTAACGATCATGGTTCCACTCGCCCCCAACCCTGCCACGAACGGCTACGTCATGCATCTGCCCACGGAGAAGGTCCACGAGGTCGATCTGACCGTCGAGGATGCGTTTCGATCGATCGCGACGCTCGGCGTCGCCGCCGACAGCCTCGGCGATGGGGAGAGCGGTGACGAGTGA
- a CDS encoding carboxypeptidase regulatory-like domain-containing protein, with product MKRIRLAALSITAGGLSGVTIAESDSDRVQTHDPIVESVVADETNETAGTFTGTVTGEDGDPFSQARLRAPGKFVVNVNDDGMFEIDLEPGEYDVAVTTEDPNLYTKDTVTVEANETTRQNFTFNTSDINETTTGTFSGTITDEDGDPFSQARLRAPGEFVVTVDDDGTFENDVRPGEYEVSVITSDRRTTETVAIEANETTNRTITLETSETKTASNSTTDGNSSSDGETSDDDGLPGFGVTAGVVALLGALLIFRRS from the coding sequence ATGAAACGGATTAGACTTGCCGCCCTTTCCATCACGGCTGGTGGGTTAAGCGGCGTTACGATTGCAGAGAGCGATTCCGATCGCGTACAGACTCACGACCCAATCGTCGAGTCCGTCGTGGCGGACGAGACTAATGAGACGGCGGGCACGTTTACGGGAACAGTTACGGGCGAAGACGGCGACCCGTTCAGCCAAGCACGGCTCCGTGCACCCGGCAAATTCGTCGTTAACGTGAACGACGACGGGATGTTCGAAATCGATCTCGAGCCCGGAGAGTACGACGTTGCTGTCACAACGGAGGATCCCAACCTCTATACCAAGGATACAGTCACTGTCGAGGCCAATGAAACGACAAGACAGAACTTCACGTTCAATACGTCAGATATCAATGAAACAACTACGGGAACGTTCTCCGGCACGATCACCGACGAAGACGGCGACCCGTTCAGCCAAGCACGGCTCCGTGCACCCGGCGAATTCGTCGTTACCGTAGACGACGATGGGACGTTCGAGAATGACGTCAGGCCCGGAGAGTATGAAGTGTCCGTCATAACGTCCGATCGCCGAACCACGGAGACGGTAGCGATCGAAGCGAACGAGACGACGAACCGAACCATCACGCTCGAGACGTCGGAAACCAAAACGGCCAGCAATAGCACCACCGACGGTAATTCCAGCAGTGATGGCGAGACCAGCGACGATGATGGTCTCCCCGGATTCGGTGTGACGGCCGGTGTCGTTGCACTCCTCGGTGCCCTCTTGATCTTCCGTCGGTCCTGA
- a CDS encoding DUF6338 family protein has product MVVSLPSFGLIYSLLLLAPGFITYKLTRHFGKITSEFDNFDKGIYTVLGSGFALSVSITLFSIVIRLLSGKFWIPTPSNVESVVLAGIYLLTVPVSIINGYLVGHFLNWMIHRGDDVRNESVWRLATENANEPTQVTIFTHEGDEIWGEIYTVDQEPHGQDILLEYPLKIARNDEGEKINEYELGDYAFISQDTISQIHYETDVDV; this is encoded by the coding sequence ATGGTTGTTTCGCTGCCGTCGTTTGGTTTAATCTATTCACTTCTCTTGCTAGCACCGGGGTTCATAACATATAAACTTACTAGACATTTTGGAAAGATAACTTCAGAATTCGATAACTTTGATAAAGGAATCTACACTGTCTTAGGAAGTGGATTCGCTTTATCAGTTAGTATCACTCTTTTCTCAATCGTAATCAGACTCCTAAGCGGCAAATTTTGGATTCCAACTCCTAGTAACGTCGAATCAGTGGTACTAGCAGGGATATATCTACTCACAGTCCCTGTCTCCATAATCAATGGCTACCTGGTCGGCCATTTCTTGAATTGGATGATTCACCGAGGCGACGATGTTAGAAATGAATCAGTTTGGCGATTAGCTACGGAAAATGCTAATGAACCTACCCAAGTCACGATTTTTACACACGAAGGGGACGAAATCTGGGGTGAAATATACACAGTAGATCAAGAGCCACATGGTCAAGATATCTTGCTAGAATATCCTCTGAAAATCGCACGAAACGACGAAGGTGAGAAGATCAATGAATATGAACTAGGCGACTATGCGTTTATCTCTCAAGATACAATCTCACAGATCCATTATGAAACAGATGTGGATGTATGA
- a CDS encoding minichromosome maintenance protein MCM: protein MAQAGNSELVDSFEQFFRNYYDSEIKQLAQQYPNEQRSLHVDWQDLYRFDPDLADDFINQPEQLQRYAEEALRLYDLPIDVSLGQAHVRIRNLPKTESPEIREIRARDMNSLVQVHGIVRKATDVRPKIEEAAFECQLCGTLSRVPQSSGDFQEPHECQGCERQGPFRVNFDQSEFIDSQKLRVQESPEGLRGGETPQALDINIEDDITGEVTPGDHVSATGVLRLEQQGDQQEKSPVFDFYMEGMSVEVDEEQFEDMDITGEDKEEIVRLSSSEGIYEKMVASIAPSIYGYDQEKLSMILQLFSGVTKQLPDGSRIRGDLHMLLIGDPGTGKSQMLAYIENIAPRAVYTSGKGSSSAGLTAAAVRDDFGDGQQWSLEAGALVLADQGIAAIDELDKMRPEDRSAMHEALEQQKISVSKAGINATLKSRCSLLGAANPKYGRFDQYEPISEQIDLEPALISRFDLIFTVTDTPDEEKDRNLAEHIITTNYAGELTTQREEMPSLDVSTDEIDEMTDQVDPEIDAELLRKYIAYAKQNCHPRMTEAARNAIRDFYVDLRSKGTDEDAAVPVTARKLEALVRLSEASARVRLSDTVEQSDAERVIEIVRSCLQDVGVDPETGEFDADIVEAGTSKSQRDRIKNLKQLISDIEEEYDDGAPVDIVMERADEIGMDQSKAEHEIDKLKQKGEVYEPSTDTLRTT, encoded by the coding sequence ATGGCGCAAGCGGGAAATTCCGAACTTGTCGACTCTTTCGAGCAGTTCTTCCGCAACTACTACGACAGCGAGATCAAGCAGCTTGCCCAGCAGTATCCTAACGAACAGCGGTCGCTTCACGTCGACTGGCAAGACCTCTACCGGTTCGATCCCGACCTCGCAGATGACTTTATCAATCAGCCCGAACAGCTCCAGCGCTACGCCGAAGAGGCGCTGCGGCTATACGACCTGCCGATCGACGTGAGCCTCGGCCAGGCTCATGTCCGGATCCGAAACCTCCCCAAGACGGAGTCCCCCGAAATCCGGGAGATCCGCGCCCGGGACATGAACTCCCTCGTTCAGGTCCACGGCATCGTCCGGAAAGCCACCGACGTCCGTCCGAAAATCGAGGAAGCTGCCTTCGAGTGCCAGCTCTGTGGCACCCTCTCTCGTGTCCCCCAGTCCAGCGGTGACTTCCAAGAGCCCCACGAGTGTCAGGGCTGTGAACGACAGGGGCCCTTCCGCGTCAACTTCGACCAATCCGAGTTTATCGACTCACAAAAGCTCCGGGTGCAGGAAAGCCCCGAAGGACTCCGCGGCGGGGAGACCCCACAGGCCCTCGACATCAATATCGAAGACGACATCACCGGCGAGGTCACCCCCGGCGACCACGTCTCCGCGACCGGCGTCCTCCGCCTCGAGCAACAAGGCGACCAACAGGAGAAGTCCCCCGTCTTCGACTTCTACATGGAGGGGATGTCCGTCGAAGTCGATGAAGAGCAGTTCGAAGACATGGACATCACCGGCGAAGACAAAGAGGAGATCGTCCGCCTCTCGAGTTCCGAGGGCATCTACGAGAAGATGGTCGCCTCCATCGCGCCCTCGATCTACGGCTACGATCAGGAGAAGCTCTCGATGATCCTCCAGCTGTTCTCGGGCGTGACGAAGCAGTTGCCCGACGGCTCGCGGATCCGCGGTGACCTGCATATGTTACTAATTGGTGACCCGGGTACCGGGAAGTCCCAGATGCTCGCGTACATCGAGAATATCGCGCCGCGAGCCGTCTACACCTCCGGGAAGGGCAGCAGCTCGGCGGGACTTACCGCCGCAGCCGTTCGCGACGACTTCGGTGACGGCCAGCAGTGGAGCCTCGAGGCCGGTGCACTCGTGCTCGCCGATCAGGGGATCGCGGCGATCGACGAACTCGACAAAATGCGTCCGGAAGACAGGAGCGCCATGCACGAGGCCTTAGAGCAACAGAAGATCTCGGTCTCGAAGGCAGGGATCAACGCCACCCTCAAATCTCGCTGTTCGCTGCTAGGGGCAGCGAACCCCAAGTACGGCCGCTTCGACCAGTACGAACCCATCAGCGAGCAGATCGATCTCGAGCCGGCGCTGATCTCGCGGTTCGACCTGATCTTTACGGTGACGGACACGCCCGACGAGGAGAAAGACCGTAACCTCGCCGAACACATCATTACGACCAACTACGCTGGCGAGTTGACCACCCAGCGCGAGGAGATGCCCTCGCTGGACGTCAGTACCGACGAGATCGACGAGATGACTGATCAAGTCGATCCAGAGATCGACGCCGAACTCCTGCGGAAGTACATCGCCTACGCCAAACAGAACTGTCACCCGCGGATGACCGAAGCGGCCCGGAACGCGATTCGAGACTTCTACGTCGATCTCCGTTCGAAGGGGACCGACGAGGATGCGGCGGTACCTGTTACGGCCCGCAAACTCGAGGCGCTGGTCCGGCTCTCGGAGGCCAGCGCCCGCGTCCGACTCTCGGATACGGTCGAGCAGAGCGACGCCGAACGGGTCATCGAGATCGTCCGCTCGTGTCTCCAAGACGTCGGGGTCGATCCCGAGACCGGCGAGTTCGACGCGGACATCGTCGAGGCCGGGACCTCCAAGTCCCAGCGCGACCGGATCAAGAACCTCAAACAGCTCATCAGCGATATCGAGGAGGAGTACGACGACGGCGCGCCGGTCGACATTGTTATGGAGCGGGCCGACGAGATCGGGATGGACCAGTCCAAAGCCGAACACGAGATCGACAAGCTCAAACAGAAAGGCGAGGTCTACGAGCCGAGTACGGACACACTCCGGACGACGTAG
- a CDS encoding tyrosine-type recombinase/integrase, whose protein sequence is MTTPEDMTPREAWHRYLDGRRTEITEETASTYHYRLKLFVEWCEENDIETVSELNGWVLDQYESARSGEGIAATTLHNEMETIEKFVEYLERIEAVDDGLADRVNIPDVPTDQKSRETKLETDRALELIRYYRSSEQAGSRNHALLEVAWHTGARLGGLRALDLRDFDASEQTLEFVHRPETDTQLKNKHNGERIVGIRDGVAETLQRYIGSDRWDKHDDHGRQPLFSSLQGRPSTNTIRGWMYTATFPCVHGSCPHGHDPDDCEFRSHTHASKCPSSRAPHHVRTGSITWHQDRSVPREVTAERVNASQDVIDQFYDKATKRERMELRRRPHLEKLEIE, encoded by the coding sequence GTGACTACACCAGAGGACATGACGCCACGCGAGGCGTGGCACCGGTATCTGGATGGCCGCCGTACGGAGATCACTGAGGAAACCGCGTCGACGTACCATTATCGGCTGAAGCTGTTCGTCGAGTGGTGCGAGGAAAACGACATCGAGACCGTGTCGGAGCTCAACGGGTGGGTGCTCGATCAGTACGAGAGTGCCCGCTCTGGGGAGGGAATCGCCGCGACGACGCTCCACAACGAAATGGAGACGATCGAGAAGTTCGTCGAGTACCTGGAGCGAATCGAGGCCGTCGACGATGGGCTCGCGGATCGGGTGAATATCCCCGATGTCCCTACGGATCAAAAGTCCCGTGAGACGAAACTCGAGACCGATCGGGCGCTCGAGTTGATCCGGTACTATCGCTCGAGCGAGCAGGCGGGCTCGCGAAACCATGCGCTGCTCGAAGTCGCATGGCACACGGGTGCGCGGTTGGGCGGACTCCGGGCGTTGGATCTTCGGGATTTCGACGCCAGTGAGCAGACGCTCGAGTTCGTTCATCGGCCGGAGACCGACACGCAGCTAAAGAACAAACACAACGGAGAGCGGATCGTTGGGATTCGCGACGGCGTTGCAGAGACGCTCCAACGGTATATCGGCTCCGACCGATGGGACAAACACGATGATCATGGCCGACAGCCGCTATTCTCGTCGCTGCAGGGCCGCCCGTCGACGAACACGATACGTGGCTGGATGTACACGGCGACGTTTCCGTGCGTCCACGGATCTTGTCCGCACGGTCACGATCCCGACGACTGCGAGTTCCGGAGCCATACCCACGCGAGCAAGTGTCCGTCCTCGAGAGCACCCCATCACGTTCGAACGGGTTCGATTACGTGGCATCAAGACCGGAGCGTGCCGCGCGAAGTGACTGCGGAGCGGGTAAACGCCTCACAGGACGTTATCGATCAGTTCTACGACAAGGCGACGAAGCGTGAGCGGATGGAACTGCGACGCCGTCCGCACCTCGAGAAACTCGAAATAGAATGA